In the genome of Streptomyces sp. NBC_00190, one region contains:
- a CDS encoding beta-class carbonic anhydrase: MKTSASLPADSAPQASGVRSVTDRLVEANRRYAAEFTDPGMDAHPVLQVAVVACMDARLDLHAALGLELGDCHTIRNAGGVVTDDTIRSLTISQRALGTRAVILIHHTGCGLESLTEDFRHELEDEVGQRPAWAVEAFRDVDQDVRQSMQRVRTNPFLPHRDDVRGFVFDVHTGLLREIDPSS; this comes from the coding sequence ATGAAGACTTCCGCATCCCTGCCTGCCGACTCCGCGCCCCAGGCTTCCGGCGTCCGTTCCGTCACCGACCGGCTGGTCGAGGCGAACCGGCGGTACGCCGCGGAATTCACCGATCCCGGAATGGACGCCCACCCCGTCCTCCAGGTGGCCGTCGTGGCCTGCATGGACGCCCGTCTCGACCTGCACGCCGCCCTCGGCCTGGAGCTCGGTGACTGTCACACCATCCGCAACGCGGGCGGCGTGGTCACCGACGACACCATCCGGTCGCTCACCATCAGCCAGCGGGCGCTGGGCACCCGCGCGGTGATACTCATCCACCACACGGGCTGCGGCCTCGAAAGCCTGACCGAGGACTTCCGGCACGAGCTGGAGGACGAGGTCGGCCAGCGCCCCGCCTGGGCCGTGGAGGCCTTCCGCGACGTGGACCAGGACGTCCGCCAGTCCATGCAGCGGGTCCGGACGAACCCCTTCCTGCCCCACCGGGACGATGTGCGAGGCTTCGTCTTCGATGTGCACACCGGTCTCCTGCGGGAGATCGATCCCAGCTCTTGA
- a CDS encoding peptidoglycan D,D-transpeptidase FtsI family protein produces the protein MSPQEPPRRRVPGPGRPRGGATARPAASRPATRRPATPRRPHTIRLGSPRPRLRLVGVGLTLVMLAFVVRLLQVQAVDASAFSAEASKNRYTSVKLAAERGEITDRKGVALATSVDAYDITADPKMFTPQDSKAPDAPEQAAALLAPILGKDAKELTGRLKTKNTRYVVLAQRQTPQVWNQIKDLKRVFAEKAAADKKNNGPGANVLAGVFNEDSSKRVYPGGDLAAGILGYVNAEGKGAGGLESSLDKKLSGKDGEVTYAQSGGRRVPTAGSSEKPAVPGEDIELTIDRDIQWAAQSAITEQVQKSEADRGYVIVQDTRTGEVLAMANAPGFDPNDLTRARSAAMGNAALQDVYEPGSTAKVMSMAAVLEEKKATPETHVEVPNRLHRGDRLFKDDIDHPTWYLTLNGVLAKSSNIGTILATGQLGATQPEANRVLHSYLTKFGIGRPTGLNYPGESRGILAKPEAWSTSQQYTIPFGQGLSLNAMQAASVYSTIANGGVRIEPTLVRGTKGPDGRFTPAPAPERSRVVSQETARSLAEMLESVVDDQEGTGTKARIPGYRVGGKTGTSNRVDPATGRYKGYTASFAGFAPADNPRVTVYCAIQNPTKGSYFGGQICGPIYKKVMEFALKTLQIAPTGTAPAGLPVTYESGPQAAQPADPQPSTQPSPQPGQ, from the coding sequence ATGAGCCCGCAGGAGCCGCCGCGGCGGCGCGTGCCCGGGCCGGGGCGGCCCCGCGGCGGAGCCACGGCCCGCCCGGCGGCCTCGCGCCCGGCGACCCGGCGGCCCGCGACGCCCAGACGGCCCCACACCATCCGGCTCGGCAGCCCCCGCCCCCGGCTGCGCCTCGTCGGCGTCGGCCTGACCCTCGTCATGCTCGCCTTCGTCGTGCGCCTGCTCCAGGTCCAGGCCGTCGACGCCTCCGCCTTCTCCGCCGAGGCCTCCAAGAACCGCTACACCAGCGTCAAGCTGGCCGCCGAGCGCGGGGAGATCACCGACCGCAAGGGCGTGGCCCTGGCCACCAGCGTCGACGCGTACGACATCACCGCCGACCCGAAGATGTTCACCCCGCAGGACAGCAAGGCCCCGGACGCCCCCGAGCAGGCCGCGGCCCTCCTCGCCCCCATCCTCGGCAAGGACGCCAAGGAGCTCACCGGGCGGCTGAAGACCAAGAACACCCGGTACGTCGTCCTCGCCCAGCGCCAGACCCCCCAGGTCTGGAACCAGATCAAGGACCTCAAGCGGGTCTTCGCGGAGAAGGCGGCGGCCGACAAGAAGAACAACGGCCCCGGTGCCAACGTCCTCGCCGGCGTGTTCAACGAGGACAGCAGCAAGCGCGTGTACCCGGGCGGCGACCTGGCCGCCGGGATACTGGGCTACGTCAACGCCGAGGGCAAGGGCGCCGGCGGTCTGGAGTCCTCCCTCGACAAGAAGTTGTCCGGCAAGGACGGCGAGGTCACCTACGCCCAGTCCGGCGGCCGCCGGGTCCCCACCGCCGGGTCCAGCGAGAAGCCCGCCGTGCCCGGCGAGGACATCGAGCTGACCATCGACCGCGACATCCAGTGGGCGGCGCAGAGCGCCATCACCGAGCAGGTCCAGAAGTCCGAGGCCGACCGCGGCTACGTCATCGTCCAGGACACCCGCACCGGCGAGGTGCTGGCGATGGCCAACGCCCCCGGCTTCGACCCCAACGACCTGACCCGGGCCCGCTCCGCCGCCATGGGCAACGCCGCACTCCAGGACGTGTACGAGCCCGGCTCCACCGCCAAGGTGATGTCGATGGCCGCCGTACTGGAGGAGAAGAAGGCCACCCCGGAGACCCACGTCGAGGTCCCCAACCGGCTGCACCGGGGCGACCGGCTGTTCAAGGACGACATCGACCACCCGACCTGGTACCTGACCCTCAACGGGGTCCTCGCCAAGTCCTCCAACATCGGCACCATCCTGGCCACCGGCCAGCTCGGTGCCACCCAGCCCGAGGCCAACAGGGTCCTGCACTCCTACCTGACCAAGTTCGGCATCGGCCGGCCCACCGGCCTGAACTACCCGGGCGAGTCCCGCGGCATCCTCGCGAAGCCCGAAGCCTGGTCCACCTCCCAGCAGTACACGATTCCTTTCGGCCAGGGCCTGTCCCTCAACGCCATGCAGGCGGCGTCCGTGTACTCGACCATCGCCAACGGCGGGGTCCGCATCGAGCCCACCCTCGTCCGCGGCACCAAGGGCCCCGACGGCCGCTTCACCCCGGCCCCGGCACCCGAACGCAGCCGCGTGGTCAGCCAGGAGACCGCCAGGTCCCTCGCCGAGATGCTGGAGTCCGTGGTCGACGACCAGGAGGGCACCGGCACCAAGGCCCGCATCCCCGGCTACCGCGTCGGCGGCAAGACCGGTACCTCCAACCGGGTGGATCCGGCCACCGGCCGCTACAAGGGCTACACGGCCTCCTTCGCCGGGTTCGCGCCCGCCGACAATCCGCGCGTCACCGTCTACTGCGCCATCCAGAACCCCACGAAGGGCAGCTACTTCGGCGGCCAGATCTGCGGCCCGATCTACAAGAAGGTCATGGAGTTCGCCCTGAAGACCCTCCAGATCGCCCCTACCGGGACCGCCCCCGCCGGGCTCCCCGTCACCTACGAATCCGGCCCGCAGGCCGCCCAGCCGGCCGACCCGCAGCCGAGTACGCAGCCCAGTCCGCAGCCCGGTCAGTGA
- the rsmH gene encoding 16S rRNA (cytosine(1402)-N(4))-methyltransferase RsmH has protein sequence MLQRCLDLLAPALERPGAVVVDCTLGLGGHSEALLTRFPEVHLIGLDRDKEALRLSGERLAPFGDRATLVHAIYADLAEVLDGLRIPAVQGILFDLGVSSMQLDEADRGFAYAQDAPLDMRMDQTTGISAAEVLNTYAPGELVRILRQYGEEKQAKRIVSAIVREREKEPFTNSSRLVELIRDSLPQAAKRTGGNPAKRTFQALRIEVNGELSGLERAIPAAVDRIAVGGRIAVLSYHSLEDRLVKQVFAAGAASTAPPGLPVVPEKYQPKLKLLTRGAELPTEEEIAENRRAAPARFRGVERIREARL, from the coding sequence ATGCTCCAGCGGTGCCTGGACCTGTTGGCCCCAGCGCTGGAGAGGCCCGGGGCCGTCGTCGTCGACTGCACCCTCGGCCTCGGCGGCCACAGCGAGGCCCTGCTGACCCGGTTCCCCGAGGTCCACCTCATCGGCCTCGACCGCGACAAGGAGGCCCTGCGGCTCTCCGGCGAGCGCCTCGCGCCCTTCGGCGACCGGGCCACCCTCGTCCACGCGATCTACGCCGACCTCGCCGAGGTCCTCGACGGACTGCGGATCCCGGCCGTCCAGGGCATCCTCTTCGACCTGGGCGTCTCCTCCATGCAGCTGGACGAGGCCGACCGCGGGTTCGCGTACGCGCAGGACGCGCCGCTGGACATGCGCATGGACCAGACGACGGGGATCAGCGCCGCCGAGGTGCTCAACACCTACGCGCCGGGCGAGCTCGTCCGGATCCTGCGCCAGTACGGCGAGGAGAAGCAGGCCAAGCGCATCGTGTCCGCGATCGTCCGGGAGCGGGAGAAGGAACCCTTCACCAACAGCTCCCGGCTGGTCGAACTGATCCGCGACTCCCTGCCGCAGGCCGCCAAGCGGACCGGCGGCAACCCCGCCAAGCGGACCTTCCAGGCACTGCGCATCGAGGTCAACGGCGAGCTGTCGGGGCTGGAGAGGGCCATTCCGGCGGCCGTGGACCGGATCGCGGTCGGCGGCCGGATCGCGGTGCTCTCGTACCACTCGCTGGAGGACCGCCTCGTGAAGCAGGTCTTCGCGGCGGGCGCGGCCTCCACTGCCCCGCCCGGGCTGCCGGTGGTCCCGGAGAAGTACCAGCCGAAGCTGAAGCTGCTGACGCGCGGCGCTGAGCTGCCCACCGAGGAGGAGATCGCCGAGAACCGGCGGGCCGCCCCGGCGAGGTTCCGCGGGGTCGAACGCATCCGGGAGGCGCGGCTGTGA
- a CDS encoding DUF58 domain-containing protein, with amino-acid sequence MSAGAPRGAGGGLRTSLSGLTTRGRSFLAAGVAAAACAYVLGQGELLRVGLLLAVLPLICVYALHRTRHRVSGSRRLTPGRVPAGAEARVQLRMDNTSRLPTGLLMLQDRVPYVLGPRPRFVLDRVEPGGRREVSYRVRSDLRGRYPLGPLQLRLTDPFGLVELTRSFSTYDTLTVIPRTEPLPPVRLTGESSGYGDGSRRSLALAGDDDVIPRTYRRGDDLRRVHWRSTARYGELMVRREEQPQRSRATVLLDTRQIAFDGAGPDSAFEWAVSGAASALVHLLEQGFSVRLLTDTGDSVPGEGGGFSSGRDESAEAAGLMMDTLAVVGHSDGAGLSRAYDAVRGGGFSGSGGEGLLIAFFGDLDDVQTELAARMRQRASGAVAFVLDCATWGGQPAPGQAVPPVEERLRRLRDAGWTALAAPPGVAFAELWRHAGTTAFTTGTSGGRA; translated from the coding sequence ATGAGCGCCGGTGCCCCGCGCGGCGCCGGCGGCGGGCTGCGCACGTCGCTGTCCGGTCTGACGACCCGCGGCCGGTCCTTCCTGGCCGCCGGGGTCGCCGCCGCGGCATGCGCGTACGTCCTGGGCCAAGGTGAGCTCCTCAGGGTCGGCCTGCTGCTCGCCGTACTGCCGCTGATCTGCGTCTACGCCCTGCACCGCACCCGCCACCGGGTCTCCGGCAGCCGTCGGCTCACCCCGGGGCGGGTCCCCGCGGGCGCCGAGGCACGGGTGCAGCTGCGCATGGACAACACCTCCCGGCTGCCCACCGGCCTCCTGATGCTCCAGGACCGCGTGCCGTACGTCCTCGGCCCGCGCCCCCGGTTCGTGCTGGACCGGGTCGAGCCCGGTGGGCGCCGCGAGGTGTCCTACCGGGTCCGCTCCGACCTCCGCGGCCGCTACCCGCTGGGCCCGCTCCAGCTGCGGCTGACCGACCCCTTCGGGCTGGTCGAGCTGACCCGCTCCTTCAGCACCTACGACACCCTCACCGTCATCCCGCGCACCGAGCCGCTGCCGCCGGTGCGCCTGACGGGCGAATCCTCCGGCTACGGCGACGGCAGCCGCCGCTCGCTGGCCCTGGCCGGCGACGACGACGTCATCCCGCGCACCTACCGGCGCGGCGACGACCTGCGCCGCGTCCACTGGCGCTCCACGGCCCGCTACGGCGAGCTGATGGTCCGCCGCGAGGAGCAGCCGCAGCGCAGCCGCGCCACCGTCCTGCTGGACACCCGCCAGATCGCCTTCGACGGCGCCGGTCCCGACTCCGCCTTCGAATGGGCCGTCTCCGGGGCCGCGTCGGCCCTGGTGCACCTCCTGGAGCAGGGCTTCTCGGTCCGGCTGCTCACGGACACCGGCGACTCGGTGCCCGGTGAGGGCGGCGGCTTCTCCTCCGGCAGGGACGAGTCCGCGGAGGCCGCCGGGCTGATGATGGACACCCTCGCGGTGGTCGGGCACTCGGACGGCGCCGGGCTCTCCCGGGCCTACGACGCGGTGCGCGGCGGCGGCTTCAGCGGATCCGGCGGGGAGGGGCTCCTCATCGCCTTCTTCGGCGACCTGGACGACGTACAGACGGAGCTGGCGGCCAGGATGCGCCAGCGCGCCTCGGGTGCGGTGGCCTTCGTACTGGACTGCGCGACCTGGGGCGGGCAGCCCGCGCCAGGGCAGGCCGTGCCTCCTGTGGAGGAGCGGCTGCGCAGACTCCGCGACGCGGGCTGGACCGCGCTGGCCGCCCCGCCCGGGGTGGCCTTCGCCGAGCTGTGGCGGCACGCCGGGACCACCGCGTTCACCACGGGAACCTCCGGAGGCCGGGCATGA
- a CDS encoding TetR/AcrR family transcriptional regulator has product MEHKPGTGTSGGRRQATRQKLYEAAVTLIAEQGFSATTVEEIAERAGVAKGTVYYNFASKNELFEELLRHGVGLLTASLRTAAEETEARGGSRVEALDAMIRAGLVFIDRYPAFTQLYVAELWRTNRAWQSTLMVVRQEAVAVVETVLREGVERGELSAEIDVPLTAAAMVGMVLVAALDWQSFQSERSLDDVHSALSLLLRGRVSGNR; this is encoded by the coding sequence ATGGAACACAAGCCCGGGACGGGCACCAGCGGCGGCCGCCGCCAGGCCACCCGCCAGAAGCTCTACGAGGCGGCCGTGACCCTCATCGCCGAGCAGGGGTTCTCCGCGACCACGGTCGAGGAGATCGCCGAGCGCGCGGGCGTCGCGAAGGGCACCGTCTACTACAACTTCGCCAGCAAGAACGAGCTCTTCGAGGAGCTGCTGCGGCACGGGGTCGGGCTGCTGACCGCCTCGCTGCGGACGGCGGCGGAGGAGACCGAGGCGCGGGGCGGCAGTCGCGTGGAGGCGCTCGACGCGATGATCCGGGCCGGTCTCGTCTTCATCGACCGGTACCCGGCCTTCACCCAGCTCTACGTCGCCGAGCTGTGGCGGACCAACCGGGCGTGGCAGTCCACGCTGATGGTCGTCCGGCAGGAGGCGGTGGCCGTGGTCGAGACGGTGCTGCGGGAGGGCGTCGAGCGCGGGGAGCTGAGCGCGGAGATCGACGTGCCGCTGACCGCCGCCGCGATGGTCGGCATGGTGCTGGTGGCGGCCCTGGACTGGCAGTCCTTCCAGAGCGAGCGGTCCCTCGACGACGTGCACTCGGCGCTGTCGCTGCTGCTGCGGGGCCGGGTCAGCGGAAACCGCTGA
- a CDS encoding AAA family ATPase, producing MTTYDDRASLADLTSTAERVRQSVESVIEGKPEVVRLALTVLLAEGHLLIEDVPGVGKTMLAKTLAKSIDCSVQRIQFTPDLLPSDITGVSIYDQQRREFEFKPGAIFAQIVIGDEINRASPKTQSALLESMEERQVTIDGTTYTLPSPFMVVATQNPVEMEGTYPLPEAQRDRFMARVSVGYPGPEAELQMLDVHGGLSPLDDLTAVAHAHEIVKLIEAVREVYVAEPVKRYVVDLVSATRSHPDLRLGASPRATLHLLRAVKASAALAGRDYVLPDDVQALAGPVLAHRLLPTAQAQLNRRTAEQVVGEILQRTPVPAHARGEMPPGAGIRGF from the coding sequence GTGACGACGTATGACGACCGAGCGAGCCTCGCGGATCTGACCAGCACGGCGGAGCGGGTGCGCCAGTCGGTCGAGAGCGTGATCGAGGGCAAGCCCGAGGTCGTACGCCTCGCGCTGACCGTGCTGCTCGCCGAGGGGCACCTGCTGATCGAGGACGTCCCCGGCGTCGGCAAGACCATGCTCGCCAAGACGCTCGCCAAGTCGATCGACTGCTCGGTCCAGCGCATCCAGTTCACTCCGGACCTGCTGCCCTCCGACATCACCGGCGTCAGCATCTACGACCAGCAGCGCCGCGAGTTCGAGTTCAAGCCGGGCGCGATCTTCGCGCAGATCGTCATCGGCGACGAGATCAACCGCGCCTCGCCGAAGACCCAGTCCGCGCTGCTGGAGTCGATGGAGGAGCGCCAGGTCACCATCGACGGCACGACGTACACGCTGCCGAGCCCCTTCATGGTCGTCGCCACCCAGAACCCCGTGGAGATGGAGGGCACCTACCCGCTGCCCGAGGCCCAGCGGGACCGCTTCATGGCCCGGGTCTCCGTCGGCTACCCCGGCCCCGAGGCCGAGCTCCAGATGCTCGACGTGCACGGCGGGCTCTCCCCGCTCGACGACCTCACGGCCGTCGCGCACGCCCACGAGATCGTCAAGCTCATAGAGGCCGTCCGCGAGGTGTACGTGGCCGAGCCCGTCAAGCGTTACGTCGTCGACCTGGTGTCCGCCACCCGCAGCCACCCGGACCTGCGCCTCGGCGCCTCGCCCCGGGCCACCCTGCACCTGCTGCGCGCCGTGAAGGCCTCCGCCGCTCTGGCCGGCCGGGACTACGTCCTGCCCGACGACGTCCAGGCGCTGGCCGGACCGGTCCTCGCGCACCGGCTGCTGCCCACCGCCCAGGCCCAGCTGAACCGGCGCACCGCCGAGCAGGTCGTCGGCGAGATCCTGCAGCGCACCCCCGTCCCGGCGCACGCCCGCGGCGAGATGCCGCCCGGCGCCGGCATCCGGGGCTTCTGA
- a CDS encoding transglutaminase family protein, with protein sequence MSGRARVTLFAALATLLTSWSLVPLVETAGWLLQAALLLGVQCTVGAGARRVPLARSLTVAAQLLVSLLLLAILFGGKGGSTGTGPMAYLVTDFGALFRQGVRDVSTFAIPAPLTDGIRLLLVTGVLLVGLLVDLLAVTVRTAAAAGLPLLALYSVAAGLSGGGNASWISFLLAGCGYLMLLLAEGRDRLAQWGRVFGGGARDRTTAASGLGAGAGGQVTAPVRTGRRIGAVALGLALVVPAALPALGGGLLGAAGDGDGAGSGAGGTISAVNPLVSLQSSLNAPDNRVVLKYRTDSPQQGEQYLRILALDEFNGVKWEASGRTLIDVPERMPDPPGLGGPVLKSATEVRTSISAADSYTQRYLPMPYPATSVDIGGKWRFEPVGRTLVGDQLGKDRFQNVQGAMYTVRSLLLKPTAQQLQKAPEPDSVIKAEYTKLPDNLPPVVADTARSVTQGAKDDYTRAVKLQDFFAVNGGFRYNTRTASGTGPQAVARFLADKEGFCIHFAFSMAAMSRSLGIPARVAVGFTPGEAQSDGSVNVSMRDAHAWPELYFEGVGWTRFEPTPRSGITVPDYSRPQVPAAQPSAPAPLPSTSAVAPSAAPSKSDDCPPEAKKLGECGAAAPKPAASGGGGPSATAVLGWTAGVAALLGLPLLPLLWRSRLRARRLGTGEVPAAWRELGDAAWDVGVVPDEALSPRRAAGRVVELGRLEPEAAGAVHRVAGALERALYAPPGTEVSYPGLADDVLLARAGLLAGVGRPARLRSLLLPRSAARLSWALIRRWSALTSSVSARLAALRLRLPLRGRG encoded by the coding sequence ATGAGCGGGCGGGCGAGAGTGACGCTGTTCGCGGCGCTGGCGACGCTGCTCACCTCCTGGTCGCTGGTTCCGCTGGTCGAAACCGCGGGCTGGCTGCTCCAGGCGGCGCTGCTGCTGGGCGTGCAGTGCACCGTGGGTGCCGGGGCCCGGCGGGTGCCGCTGGCACGGTCGCTGACCGTGGCCGCGCAGCTCCTGGTCTCACTGCTGCTGCTCGCGATCCTCTTCGGCGGCAAGGGCGGGTCCACCGGGACCGGGCCGATGGCCTACCTGGTGACGGACTTCGGCGCCCTGTTCCGGCAGGGCGTGCGGGACGTGAGCACGTTCGCGATACCGGCCCCGCTGACGGACGGCATCCGGCTGCTGCTGGTGACCGGGGTGCTGCTGGTCGGGCTGCTGGTGGACCTGCTGGCGGTGACCGTACGGACGGCCGCCGCGGCGGGGCTGCCGCTGCTCGCGCTGTACTCGGTGGCCGCGGGCCTGTCGGGCGGCGGGAACGCTTCCTGGATCTCCTTCCTGCTGGCGGGCTGCGGGTACCTGATGCTGCTGCTGGCCGAGGGCCGTGACCGGCTCGCCCAGTGGGGCCGGGTCTTCGGCGGCGGCGCGCGCGACCGGACCACGGCCGCCTCCGGCCTGGGCGCCGGTGCGGGCGGCCAGGTGACGGCCCCGGTACGGACCGGCCGGCGGATCGGCGCGGTGGCCCTGGGCCTGGCGCTGGTGGTGCCGGCGGCGCTGCCCGCGCTCGGCGGCGGGTTGCTGGGCGCGGCGGGCGACGGCGACGGGGCCGGCAGCGGGGCGGGCGGGACGATCTCGGCGGTGAACCCGCTGGTCTCCCTGCAGAGCAGCCTGAACGCGCCGGACAACCGGGTGGTGCTGAAGTACCGGACGGACAGCCCGCAGCAGGGCGAACAGTACCTGCGGATCCTGGCCCTGGACGAGTTCAACGGGGTCAAGTGGGAGGCCTCCGGGCGGACCCTGATCGATGTTCCGGAGCGGATGCCGGATCCGCCCGGCCTCGGCGGCCCGGTCCTGAAGTCCGCGACCGAGGTGCGGACCAGCATCTCGGCGGCGGACAGCTACACCCAGCGCTACCTGCCCATGCCGTACCCGGCGACCTCGGTGGACATCGGCGGGAAGTGGCGGTTCGAGCCGGTCGGCCGGACCCTGGTCGGGGACCAGCTGGGCAAGGACAGGTTCCAGAACGTCCAGGGCGCGATGTACACGGTGCGCAGCCTGCTGCTCAAGCCGACGGCGCAGCAGCTGCAGAAGGCCCCGGAGCCGGACTCGGTCATCAAGGCCGAGTACACGAAGCTGCCGGACAACCTGCCGCCGGTGGTCGCCGACACGGCCCGCTCGGTGACGCAGGGGGCGAAGGACGACTACACGCGGGCGGTGAAGCTCCAGGACTTCTTCGCCGTGAACGGCGGATTCCGCTACAACACGAGGACGGCCTCGGGCACGGGTCCGCAGGCGGTCGCCCGCTTCCTGGCCGACAAGGAGGGCTTCTGCATCCACTTCGCGTTCTCGATGGCTGCCATGTCCCGGTCGCTGGGCATCCCGGCGCGGGTGGCGGTGGGCTTCACCCCGGGTGAGGCGCAGTCGGACGGCAGCGTCAACGTGTCCATGCGGGACGCGCACGCCTGGCCGGAGCTGTACTTCGAGGGTGTGGGGTGGACGCGGTTCGAGCCGACGCCCCGGTCGGGCATCACGGTGCCGGACTACTCCCGGCCGCAGGTGCCGGCGGCCCAGCCGTCCGCGCCGGCGCCGCTGCCCTCGACGAGTGCGGTGGCACCGTCCGCCGCGCCGTCGAAGTCGGACGACTGCCCGCCGGAGGCGAAGAAGCTCGGCGAGTGCGGTGCGGCCGCGCCGAAGCCGGCCGCGTCCGGTGGCGGCGGGCCGTCGGCGACGGCCGTACTGGGCTGGACGGCGGGCGTGGCGGCGCTGCTCGGCCTGCCGCTGCTGCCCCTGCTGTGGCGGAGCCGGCTGCGGGCCCGGCGGCTGGGCACCGGCGAGGTACCGGCGGCCTGGCGGGAGTTGGGCGACGCCGCATGGGACGTGGGTGTGGTCCCTGACGAGGCCCTGTCGCCGCGCCGGGCGGCGGGCCGCGTCGTGGAGCTCGGCCGTCTGGAGCCGGAGGCCGCGGGCGCGGTCCATCGGGTCGCGGGTGCGCTGGAACGGGCCCTGTACGCGCCGCCGGGCACGGAGGTCTCGTACCCGGGGCTCGCGGACGACGTCCTGCTGGCCCGTGCGGGCCTGCTGGCCGGCGTCGGCCGGCCCGCCCGACTGCGGTCGCTGCTCCTGCCGCGCTCGGCGGCCCGGCTCTCCTGGGCCCTGATCCGCCGCTGGTCGGCCCTGACCTCGTCGGTCTCCGCCCGCCTGGCCGCACTGCGGCTGCGCCTGCCGCTCCGCGGCCGGGGCTGA